In Halofilum ochraceum, a single window of DNA contains:
- the argH gene encoding argininosuccinate lyase: MSGSDDSGAKPWGGRFTEPTDAFVEAFTASQTFDRRLYRHDIMGSRAHARMLTAVGVLTDAELDAILEGLDGVEGDIDAGRFEWNDALEDVHMHIEHALTQRIGDAGKKLHTGRSRNDQVATDLRLYLRDAIDGLATELRRLCEGLLEQAGRHPDAVMPGFTHLQTAQPVTFGHHMLAWFEMLLRDADRLMDCRRRTNVMPLGAAALAGTPYPIDRNMTADLLGFERPAENSLDAVSDRDFAIEFCHWGATTMMHLSRMSEELVLWTSPAFDFVDLPDRFCTGSSIMPQKKNPDVPELVRGKTGRVNGHLMGLLTLMKSQPLAYNKDNQEDKEPLFDTVDTLAGSLRAFADMIPAIEIKPENMADRARKGFATATDLADYLVRKGVAFRDAHEIVGKTVRKAIDENCDIAELSLYDLQQFSSAIEQDVYAVLTLEGSAASRDHLGGTAPDQVRAATKRGHNRLNQTLPL; this comes from the coding sequence ATGAGTGGCAGTGACGACAGTGGCGCCAAACCCTGGGGTGGCCGCTTCACCGAACCGACCGACGCCTTCGTCGAGGCCTTCACCGCCTCGCAGACCTTCGACCGTCGGCTCTACCGCCACGACATCATGGGCTCGCGCGCGCACGCGCGAATGCTGACCGCCGTCGGTGTCCTTACGGATGCCGAACTCGATGCGATTCTCGAAGGCCTGGACGGCGTCGAGGGCGATATCGACGCCGGCCGCTTCGAGTGGAACGACGCACTCGAAGACGTGCATATGCACATCGAGCACGCACTGACGCAACGCATCGGCGATGCCGGCAAGAAACTCCACACCGGTCGCTCGCGCAACGACCAGGTCGCCACCGACCTGCGTCTGTACCTGCGCGATGCCATCGACGGCCTCGCCACTGAACTCCGGCGCCTTTGCGAAGGCCTGCTGGAACAGGCCGGCCGTCATCCTGACGCCGTCATGCCCGGCTTTACCCATCTGCAGACCGCGCAGCCCGTGACTTTCGGTCATCACATGCTGGCGTGGTTCGAGATGCTGCTCCGCGACGCCGACCGGCTGATGGACTGCCGCAGGCGCACCAACGTGATGCCGCTCGGCGCCGCCGCGCTCGCCGGCACGCCGTACCCGATCGACCGCAACATGACCGCCGATCTGCTCGGCTTCGAGCGCCCGGCCGAGAACTCGCTCGATGCCGTCAGCGACCGCGACTTCGCCATCGAGTTCTGTCACTGGGGGGCGACCACCATGATGCACCTCTCGCGCATGAGCGAAGAGCTGGTGTTGTGGACCTCGCCCGCGTTCGACTTCGTCGACCTGCCGGACCGTTTCTGCACCGGCTCGTCGATCATGCCGCAGAAAAAGAACCCGGACGTCCCCGAACTCGTGCGCGGCAAGACCGGAAGAGTGAACGGCCACCTCATGGGCCTGCTCACGCTCATGAAGAGCCAGCCGCTCGCGTACAACAAGGACAACCAGGAAGACAAGGAACCGCTGTTCGATACAGTGGATACGCTCGCCGGTTCCCTGCGCGCCTTCGCCGACATGATCCCGGCGATCGAGATTAAACCGGAGAACATGGCGGACCGCGCCAGGAAAGGCTTCGCCACGGCCACCGATCTGGCCGACTACCTGGTCAGAAAAGGCGTCGCCTTCCGCGACGCCCATGAGATCGTCGGCAAGACCGTGCGCAAAGCCATCGATGAGAATTGCGATATCGCCGAACTCTCACTCTACGACCTGCAGCAGTTCTCCAGCGCCATCGAGCAGGATGTGTACGCAGTCCTCACCCTCGAAGGCTCCGCCGCCAGCCGCGACCACCTCGGCGGCACCGCCCCCGACCAGGTCCGCGCCGCCACAAAACGGGGCCACAATCGCCTCAACCAAACGCTCCCCCTGTAG
- a CDS encoding sensor histidine kinase encodes MSANEPGKRPFLPDFCEQGNLLRTMVIAQLLVFVLVAATPGDWFERLRSLATMSLFIQWVAIVDIALLCGLQGRLARLDDRLAALAAFGLLQVVTLSFTWIAHAIARAIFLPLGTMELSTLLLENGVISVIVSAIALRYFYVTAQWQRDVEASAEAQVQALQARIRPHFLFNSMNTIASLTRSDPATAEHAVEDLSELFRAALAHKPYVPLAEELELVGSYLRIEGQRLGERLRVEWDRDADADDVEIPALSLQPLVENAVYHGIEQCTAGGRIRIVTRKGDDAVTVTISNPLPASPRPSKGHRIAQDNVRQRLAFAYDEGARMDVQDDDGDYQVTIRIPLARSETT; translated from the coding sequence ATGAGCGCGAACGAGCCTGGCAAGCGACCGTTTCTGCCGGACTTCTGTGAGCAGGGCAATCTGCTGCGCACGATGGTGATCGCGCAGTTGCTCGTGTTCGTGCTCGTGGCCGCTACCCCCGGCGACTGGTTCGAGCGATTGCGGTCGCTGGCGACGATGTCGCTGTTCATCCAGTGGGTGGCTATCGTCGATATCGCGCTCCTCTGCGGGCTGCAGGGTCGACTGGCCCGCCTCGATGACCGGCTGGCGGCATTGGCTGCGTTCGGTTTGCTGCAGGTCGTAACACTGTCGTTTACCTGGATCGCGCACGCGATCGCACGCGCCATTTTCCTGCCGCTCGGTACGATGGAACTGTCCACACTGCTCCTCGAGAACGGCGTGATCAGCGTGATCGTCAGTGCCATCGCGCTCCGGTATTTCTACGTGACGGCGCAATGGCAGCGCGACGTGGAGGCCTCAGCCGAGGCCCAGGTACAGGCGCTGCAGGCGCGCATCCGACCGCATTTCCTGTTCAACAGCATGAATACGATCGCGAGCCTGACGCGTTCTGACCCTGCGACCGCCGAACATGCGGTCGAGGATCTGTCCGAACTGTTCCGCGCGGCGCTCGCCCACAAGCCGTATGTCCCCCTGGCCGAAGAACTGGAACTGGTGGGCAGTTACCTGCGCATCGAGGGTCAGCGCCTGGGTGAGCGCCTGCGGGTGGAATGGGATCGCGACGCGGATGCGGATGACGTCGAGATCCCGGCGCTGTCGCTGCAGCCGCTGGTCGAGAATGCGGTCTATCATGGCATCGAGCAGTGCACGGCCGGTGGACGCATCCGGATCGTGACGCGCAAGGGCGACGACGCGGTCACGGTGACCATCAGCAACCCCCTGCCCGCGTCCCCACGACCGTCAAAGGGCCACCGCATCGCCCAGGACAATGTCCGCCAGCGGCTGGCATTCGCCTACGATGAAGGGGCACGCATGGACGTCCAGGACGATGATGGCGATTATCAGGTGACGATCCGGATCCCGCTGGCCAGGAGCGAAACGACATGA